A genomic region of Ovis aries strain OAR_USU_Benz2616 breed Rambouillet chromosome 20, ARS-UI_Ramb_v3.0, whole genome shotgun sequence contains the following coding sequences:
- the TRIM31 gene encoding E3 ubiquitin-protein ligase TRIM31 isoform X1, whose product MAHQQFTSKLQEEVICPICMDILQHPATIDCGHNFCLSCITQSGEAEDSVLKCPLCNKIVRRDTITPNWLLVNLVEKIQSMEPSEMQPETEELRCLRHGEKCHYFCEVDGKFLCVVCCGSKDHKTHNTTLIEEAAQSYQGRIQSQIEVLQQKEREIIQMKAQGEHKINVSMAQVELEKQKVTTTFRQLRQVLKEEKSFLLSRINWLGKEISKGQKFYVTSTETQLNYLRKLTDSLKSRQCLPPGQLLQDIKIALYRSEGFHFLNPTPVSMDLEKKLSDIKSRHDSLTESLKRFKDNLQADSKKDKSKFLRGMTEGDRKSWYLSEKNDPKTNKTSEPESTPPVDRTTKTVLPNTILSISLSPLFRSRNRASFVSYSPNLDSSENLGSPEATNIEELKTVIYPLTLDAASAHPDLIISQDLKTVTLNPDLQRVCAEHTDPERFYPFRCVLGLPGLSSGCQTWEAELQGPGGGGCVVGVASELVPRKGMLQIEPLSGFWALRMAGSQCQALTEAGTREDLSVCPRKVGVCVNHECGKVVFYDATTSKHLYTFHASFPGQIFPFFRLLFPGTQITLSP is encoded by the exons ATGGCCCATCAACAGTTTACCAGTAAGCTTCAAGAGGAAGTGATTTGCCCCATATGCATGGATATTCTGCAGCACCCTGCTACCATCGACTGTGGGCACAACTTCTGCCTCAGTTGCATCACTCAGAGTGGAGAAGCAGAAGACAGTGTTCTTAAATGTCCCCTCTGCAACAAAATTGTGAGGAGGGACACGATCACGCCTAACTGGCTCTTGGTAAATCTGGTGGAGAAAATCCAATCTATGGAGCCCTCGGAGATGCAGCCAGAAACGGAAGAGCTGAGATGTCTAAGGCATGGAGAGAAATGTCATTACTTCTGTGAGGTTGATGGCAAGTTTCTCTGCGTGGTGTGTTGTGGATCCAAGGATCACAAAACCCACAACACAACTCTGATAGAAGAAGCTGCCCAGAGTTATCAG GGGCGGATCCAATCACAAATCGAGGTCTTGcagcaaaaggagagagagataatTCAGATGAAGGCACAAGGTGAACACAAGATCAATGTCTCCATG GCCCAGGTGGAATTAGAGAAGCAGAAGGTCACCACAACCTTCAGACAGCTGCGTCAGGTGCTAAAGGAGGAGAAGAGCTTCCTCTTGTCCCGGATCAACTGGCTAGGAAAGGAGATCTCCAAGGGGCAGAAATTCTATGTCACTTCTACTGAGACACAGCTGAACTATCTCAGGAAGCTTACGGATTCTCTGAAGTCCAGACAGTGTTTGCCGCCAGGCCAGCTGCTCCAG gACATCAAAATTGCCTTGTACAG AAGTGAAGGATTTCACTTTCTCAACCCAACCCCTGTTTCAATGGACCTGGAGAAAAAACTCAGTGACATCAAATCACGGCATGATTCCCTCACAGAGAGCCTGAAGAGATTCAAAG ACAATCTCCAGGCTGACAGcaagaaagataaaagcaaattCCTCAGAGGCATGACTGAGGGAGACAGAAAGAGCT GGTACCTGTCAGAGAAAAATGATCCTAAGACAAACAAAACTTCAGAGCCTGAGTCGACCCCTCCAG TTGACAGAACAACTAAAACAGTGCTGCCAAATACCATACTCTCAATTTCACTCAGCCCACTCTTCCGGAGCAGAAACAGGGCCTCTTTTGTTTCTTACTCACCAAACCTGGACAGCTCTGAGAACCTGGGGAGCCCTGAAGCTACGAATATTGAAGAGCTCAAGACGGTGATAT ACCCACTGACCCTGGATGCGGCTTCGGCTCACCCAGATCTCATCATTTCCCAGGATCTGAAGACAGTGACGCTGAACCCGGATCTTCAGAGAGTCTGCGCTGAGCACACCGACCCCGAGCGCTTCTATCCGTTCCGCTGTGTTCTGGGCTTGCCAGGCCTCAGCTCCGGCTGCCAGACCTGGGAGGCAGAGCTCCAAGGGCCCGGGGGCGGGGGCTGCGTGGTGGGCGTGGCCTCGGAGCTAGTACCCAGGAAGGGCATGCTGCAGATAGAGCCCTTGAGCGGCTTTTGGGCGCTGCGCATGGCGGGCTCCCAGTGCCAGGCGCTTACGGAGGCGGGCACCCGCGAGGATCTCTCGGTCTGTCCCAGGAAAGTGGGCGTCTGCGTGAATCACGAGTGCGGCAAGGTCGTGTTCTACGACGCCACCACGAGCAAGCACCTCTACACCTTCCACGCCTCGTTTCCAGGGCAGATCTTCCCCTTTTTCCGGCTCCTGTTTCCCGGGACCCAGATCACCCTGAGTCCCTAg
- the TRIM31 gene encoding E3 ubiquitin-protein ligase TRIM31 isoform X3 has translation MAHQQFTSKLQEEVICPICMDILQHPATIDCGHNFCLSCITQSGEAEDSVLKCPLCNKIVRRDTITPNWLLVNLVEKIQSMEPSEMQPETEELRCLRHGEKCHYFCEVDGKFLCVVCCGSKDHKTHNTTLIEEAAQSYQGRIQSQIEVLQQKEREIIQMKAQGEHKINVSMAQVELEKQKVTTTFRQLRQVLKEEKSFLLSRINWLGKEISKGQKFYVTSTETQLNYLRKLTDSLKSRQCLPPGQLLQDIKIALYRSEGFHFLNPTPVSMDLEKKLSDIKSRHDSLTESLKRFKDNLQADSKKDKSKFLRGMTEGDRKSWYLSEKNDPKTNKTSEPESTPPDPLTLDAASAHPDLIISQDLKTVTLNPDLQRVCAEHTDPERFYPFRCVLGLPGLSSGCQTWEAELQGPGGGGCVVGVASELVPRKGMLQIEPLSGFWALRMAGSQCQALTEAGTREDLSVCPRKVGVCVNHECGKVVFYDATTSKHLYTFHASFPGQIFPFFRLLFPGTQITLSP, from the exons ATGGCCCATCAACAGTTTACCAGTAAGCTTCAAGAGGAAGTGATTTGCCCCATATGCATGGATATTCTGCAGCACCCTGCTACCATCGACTGTGGGCACAACTTCTGCCTCAGTTGCATCACTCAGAGTGGAGAAGCAGAAGACAGTGTTCTTAAATGTCCCCTCTGCAACAAAATTGTGAGGAGGGACACGATCACGCCTAACTGGCTCTTGGTAAATCTGGTGGAGAAAATCCAATCTATGGAGCCCTCGGAGATGCAGCCAGAAACGGAAGAGCTGAGATGTCTAAGGCATGGAGAGAAATGTCATTACTTCTGTGAGGTTGATGGCAAGTTTCTCTGCGTGGTGTGTTGTGGATCCAAGGATCACAAAACCCACAACACAACTCTGATAGAAGAAGCTGCCCAGAGTTATCAG GGGCGGATCCAATCACAAATCGAGGTCTTGcagcaaaaggagagagagataatTCAGATGAAGGCACAAGGTGAACACAAGATCAATGTCTCCATG GCCCAGGTGGAATTAGAGAAGCAGAAGGTCACCACAACCTTCAGACAGCTGCGTCAGGTGCTAAAGGAGGAGAAGAGCTTCCTCTTGTCCCGGATCAACTGGCTAGGAAAGGAGATCTCCAAGGGGCAGAAATTCTATGTCACTTCTACTGAGACACAGCTGAACTATCTCAGGAAGCTTACGGATTCTCTGAAGTCCAGACAGTGTTTGCCGCCAGGCCAGCTGCTCCAG gACATCAAAATTGCCTTGTACAG AAGTGAAGGATTTCACTTTCTCAACCCAACCCCTGTTTCAATGGACCTGGAGAAAAAACTCAGTGACATCAAATCACGGCATGATTCCCTCACAGAGAGCCTGAAGAGATTCAAAG ACAATCTCCAGGCTGACAGcaagaaagataaaagcaaattCCTCAGAGGCATGACTGAGGGAGACAGAAAGAGCT GGTACCTGTCAGAGAAAAATGATCCTAAGACAAACAAAACTTCAGAGCCTGAGTCGACCCCTCCAG ACCCACTGACCCTGGATGCGGCTTCGGCTCACCCAGATCTCATCATTTCCCAGGATCTGAAGACAGTGACGCTGAACCCGGATCTTCAGAGAGTCTGCGCTGAGCACACCGACCCCGAGCGCTTCTATCCGTTCCGCTGTGTTCTGGGCTTGCCAGGCCTCAGCTCCGGCTGCCAGACCTGGGAGGCAGAGCTCCAAGGGCCCGGGGGCGGGGGCTGCGTGGTGGGCGTGGCCTCGGAGCTAGTACCCAGGAAGGGCATGCTGCAGATAGAGCCCTTGAGCGGCTTTTGGGCGCTGCGCATGGCGGGCTCCCAGTGCCAGGCGCTTACGGAGGCGGGCACCCGCGAGGATCTCTCGGTCTGTCCCAGGAAAGTGGGCGTCTGCGTGAATCACGAGTGCGGCAAGGTCGTGTTCTACGACGCCACCACGAGCAAGCACCTCTACACCTTCCACGCCTCGTTTCCAGGGCAGATCTTCCCCTTTTTCCGGCTCCTGTTTCCCGGGACCCAGATCACCCTGAGTCCCTAg
- the TRIM31 gene encoding E3 ubiquitin-protein ligase TRIM31 isoform X2 produces the protein MAHQQFTSKLQEEVICPICMDILQHPATIDCGHNFCLSCITQSGEAEDSVLKCPLCNKIVRRDTITPNWLLVNLVEKIQSMEPSEMQPETEELRCLRHGEKCHYFCEVDGKFLCVVCCGSKDHKTHNTTLIEEAAQSYQGRIQSQIEVLQQKEREIIQMKAQGEHKINVSMAQVELEKQKVTTTFRQLRQVLKEEKSFLLSRINWLGKEISKGQKFYVTSTETQLNYLRKLTDSLKSRQCLPPGQLLQDIKIALYSEGFHFLNPTPVSMDLEKKLSDIKSRHDSLTESLKRFKDNLQADSKKDKSKFLRGMTEGDRKSWYLSEKNDPKTNKTSEPESTPPVDRTTKTVLPNTILSISLSPLFRSRNRASFVSYSPNLDSSENLGSPEATNIEELKTVIYPLTLDAASAHPDLIISQDLKTVTLNPDLQRVCAEHTDPERFYPFRCVLGLPGLSSGCQTWEAELQGPGGGGCVVGVASELVPRKGMLQIEPLSGFWALRMAGSQCQALTEAGTREDLSVCPRKVGVCVNHECGKVVFYDATTSKHLYTFHASFPGQIFPFFRLLFPGTQITLSP, from the exons ATGGCCCATCAACAGTTTACCAGTAAGCTTCAAGAGGAAGTGATTTGCCCCATATGCATGGATATTCTGCAGCACCCTGCTACCATCGACTGTGGGCACAACTTCTGCCTCAGTTGCATCACTCAGAGTGGAGAAGCAGAAGACAGTGTTCTTAAATGTCCCCTCTGCAACAAAATTGTGAGGAGGGACACGATCACGCCTAACTGGCTCTTGGTAAATCTGGTGGAGAAAATCCAATCTATGGAGCCCTCGGAGATGCAGCCAGAAACGGAAGAGCTGAGATGTCTAAGGCATGGAGAGAAATGTCATTACTTCTGTGAGGTTGATGGCAAGTTTCTCTGCGTGGTGTGTTGTGGATCCAAGGATCACAAAACCCACAACACAACTCTGATAGAAGAAGCTGCCCAGAGTTATCAG GGGCGGATCCAATCACAAATCGAGGTCTTGcagcaaaaggagagagagataatTCAGATGAAGGCACAAGGTGAACACAAGATCAATGTCTCCATG GCCCAGGTGGAATTAGAGAAGCAGAAGGTCACCACAACCTTCAGACAGCTGCGTCAGGTGCTAAAGGAGGAGAAGAGCTTCCTCTTGTCCCGGATCAACTGGCTAGGAAAGGAGATCTCCAAGGGGCAGAAATTCTATGTCACTTCTACTGAGACACAGCTGAACTATCTCAGGAAGCTTACGGATTCTCTGAAGTCCAGACAGTGTTTGCCGCCAGGCCAGCTGCTCCAG gACATCAAAATTGCCTTGTACAG TGAAGGATTTCACTTTCTCAACCCAACCCCTGTTTCAATGGACCTGGAGAAAAAACTCAGTGACATCAAATCACGGCATGATTCCCTCACAGAGAGCCTGAAGAGATTCAAAG ACAATCTCCAGGCTGACAGcaagaaagataaaagcaaattCCTCAGAGGCATGACTGAGGGAGACAGAAAGAGCT GGTACCTGTCAGAGAAAAATGATCCTAAGACAAACAAAACTTCAGAGCCTGAGTCGACCCCTCCAG TTGACAGAACAACTAAAACAGTGCTGCCAAATACCATACTCTCAATTTCACTCAGCCCACTCTTCCGGAGCAGAAACAGGGCCTCTTTTGTTTCTTACTCACCAAACCTGGACAGCTCTGAGAACCTGGGGAGCCCTGAAGCTACGAATATTGAAGAGCTCAAGACGGTGATAT ACCCACTGACCCTGGATGCGGCTTCGGCTCACCCAGATCTCATCATTTCCCAGGATCTGAAGACAGTGACGCTGAACCCGGATCTTCAGAGAGTCTGCGCTGAGCACACCGACCCCGAGCGCTTCTATCCGTTCCGCTGTGTTCTGGGCTTGCCAGGCCTCAGCTCCGGCTGCCAGACCTGGGAGGCAGAGCTCCAAGGGCCCGGGGGCGGGGGCTGCGTGGTGGGCGTGGCCTCGGAGCTAGTACCCAGGAAGGGCATGCTGCAGATAGAGCCCTTGAGCGGCTTTTGGGCGCTGCGCATGGCGGGCTCCCAGTGCCAGGCGCTTACGGAGGCGGGCACCCGCGAGGATCTCTCGGTCTGTCCCAGGAAAGTGGGCGTCTGCGTGAATCACGAGTGCGGCAAGGTCGTGTTCTACGACGCCACCACGAGCAAGCACCTCTACACCTTCCACGCCTCGTTTCCAGGGCAGATCTTCCCCTTTTTCCGGCTCCTGTTTCCCGGGACCCAGATCACCCTGAGTCCCTAg